GAAAAACTGGGCGGGGAATATCGCTTCAGCACACGGGTAGAGGATTTCGAGATCGAGACGTCCGTCGATGGTACGCGGCGGATGGCAGGGCTGCACTTGTCGGACGGCACGTTTCTGCCCGCGCGGCATGTCATCATGGCGGTTGGCCATTCGGCGCGCGATACGTTCCAGATGCTGTTTGATCGCGGTGTGCATATCGAGGCCAAGCCCTTTGCCATCGGTGTGCGCATCGAACATCCGCAGGGCTGGATCGACACGGCCCGTTATGGGCCAAGCGCGGGCAACAGGATTCTGGGACCGGCGGCCTATTCGATCGCGCACAAGTGCAAGAACGGGCGGACGGTCTATTCGTTCTGCATGTGCCCCGGCGGGCGCGTGGTGGCGGCCACGAGCGAGGAAGGCCGGGTGGTGACCAACGGCATGAGCCAGTATTCGCGCGCGGAGTTCAACGCCAATTCAGGGCTGGTCGTCGATATCGACCCTGCCCGCGATTATCCCGGCGGGCCGATGGCGGGCATGGCGTTCCAGCGGCACTGGGAAAGTCTGGCGTTTGCGGCGGGTGGCAGCAATTACAACGCGCCGGGCCAGAAACTGGGCGATTTTCTGGCAGACCGGCCCTCGACCGAATTTGGCGCGGTGACGCCGAGCTATCAGCCGGGCGTTCACCTGACCGAGTTGAAAAAGTGCCTGCCCGATTATGTAATCGAGTGCCTGCGCGAGGCCTTGCCCGTTTTCGGACGGATGGTGCCGGGGTACGATCATCCCGATGTGGTGATGACCGGGGTGGAAACGCGCACCTCTTCGCCGGTGAAGATCAGGCGCGGGGCTGATTGCCAGAGCCTCAACACGGCAGGGCTTTATCCTGCTGGCGAAGGTGCGGGCTATGCGGGCGGAATCCTGTCGGCGGCGGTGGACGGGATCAAGGTGGCCGAGGCGCTGGCTGTGCAGTTGCTCAAGTGAGCGGATCGAAATTCGACGCCATCGTGCTGGGCGCGGGCGCAGCGGGGCTGATGGCCGCGCTGACGGCGGGGCAGCGCGGGCGGCGGGTGCTGCTGGTGGATCATGCCGACGAGCCGGGCAAGAAAATCCTGATTTCCGGCGGCGGGCGGTGCAACTTCACGAACATGCATACGGCGGCTGACCGCTACATCTCGGAGAACGCGCACTTCGCACGGTCCGCGCTGGCGCGGTACACGCCTGCGGAGTTCATCGCGCTGGTGGGGCGGCACGGCATTGCATGGCACGAAAAGACGCTGGGGCAATTGTTCTGCGATGGATCGGCGCGCGCGATAGTCGACATGCTGATGTGGGAGTGCCGCG
This genomic interval from Novosphingobium sp. CECT 9465 contains the following:
- a CDS encoding NAD(P)/FAD-dependent oxidoreductase, coding for MLRINELKLPLNHATEDLSAAICARLDIEPAALQRFQIFRRGNDARKKHAILLTYVVDCVVANEAEVLARFADDRNVRATPDTSYKFPVMAPEGWSGERPVVIGAGPCGLLAALILAQMGLKPIIIERGKAVRERTKDTWGLWRKSVLQPESNVQFGEGGAGTFSDGKLYSRIKDPRHLGRKVLVEFVKAGAPDDILTEAHPHIGTFRLVTMVMSIRETIEKLGGEYRFSTRVEDFEIETSVDGTRRMAGLHLSDGTFLPARHVIMAVGHSARDTFQMLFDRGVHIEAKPFAIGVRIEHPQGWIDTARYGPSAGNRILGPAAYSIAHKCKNGRTVYSFCMCPGGRVVAATSEEGRVVTNGMSQYSRAEFNANSGLVVDIDPARDYPGGPMAGMAFQRHWESLAFAAGGSNYNAPGQKLGDFLADRPSTEFGAVTPSYQPGVHLTELKKCLPDYVIECLREALPVFGRMVPGYDHPDVVMTGVETRTSSPVKIRRGADCQSLNTAGLYPAGEGAGYAGGILSAAVDGIKVAEALAVQLLK